A section of the Glandiceps talaboti chromosome 8, keGlaTala1.1, whole genome shotgun sequence genome encodes:
- the LOC144438657 gene encoding NF-kappa-B-repressing factor-like isoform X1, with the protein MSMVWANMVFDGCQYESELMVKVESLAAGIEIGESYPSQAPVLEKQNSRTTNKRKNDSEITSGPEIKLPRILHHDPNPQKSSQDSTLCDEHVLQQLPILIHRFLVVDAANPLGLLNNALSKFKLRPEYTFTDKSHMIPTEIGKNGKKKKPQINFQWEATMHISDVFVTSAMCSSKIEAKRLCGEAAIKLLGKEYLIIREVARNVDGQKVMRKEVIAPALTKKSASDDNQQKSSNPLSRFVIMVNDEDNAICTIQNSCQLCKMTVSYDFKDVFENVHGAQCNISKHVCKVSIEGQVVGVGVHSVKKDAKRLAAEKALNRLRKSCPTVKVNKEIEETLSKQQLLKNPTADLKLPESNIGSQLMKKMGWSGGGLGKEGNLGRETPVTVEQQFSREGLGMGRPVGKDQIDYRKAQDIIKQYAASDNMDALVFSSELTLEERKLIHQAARNCSLKSTSRGQGDQRQLVVERKQKATEIVEHLAQSGGTSARYQLILPEQSSI; encoded by the coding sequence atatgaaagtgaattaatgGTGAAGGTGGAAAGTTTGGCAGCTGGAATTGAGATTGGAGAATCATATCCAAGTCAAGCACCGGTGTTAGAAAAACAAAACTCAAGAACTACAAACAAGAGAAAGAATGACTCTGAAATCACCAGTGGACCAGAAATCAAGTTGCCAAGAATTCTACACCATGATCCTAATCCCCAAAAATCTAGCCAGGACAGTACTTTATGCGATGAACATGTACTACAGCAATTGCCCATTCTCATACATAGATTCCTTGTTGTTGATGCTGCCAATCCTCTAGGCCTTCTCAATAATGCATTGTCAAAGTTTAAACTTCGACCAGAATACACCTTCACTGATAAGAGTCATATGATACCCACGGAAATTGGCAAGAATGGCAAGAAGAAGAAACCTCAGATAAATTTCCAGTGGGAAGCAacaatgcacatttctgatgtaTTCGTTACCAGTGCAATGTGTTCCAGTAAAATTGAAGCTAAGAGACTGTGTGGTGAAGCGGCCATCAAACTCTTGGGAAAGGAGTATCTAATCATTAGAGAAGTTGCCAGAAATGTGGATGGACAGAAAGTGATGAGAAAAGAAGTGATAGCGCCAGCCTTAACTAAGAAATCGGCTAGTGACGACAACCAGCAGAAATCATCCAATCCCTTGTCTAGATTTGTTATCATGGTTAACGATGAAGATAACGCAATATGTACCATCCAGAACTCATGTCAACTATGTAAAATGACAGTGTCTTATGATTTCAAagatgtttttgaaaatgtacacGGGGCACAATGTAACATTAGTAAACATGTGTGCAAAGTGTCAATTGAAGGGCAAGTTGTGGGCGTTGGAGTGCATTCAGTGAAGAAAGATGCCAAACGACTGGCTGCAGAGAAGGCGTTAAACCGACTACGGAAGTCTTGCCCCACTGTGAAAGTTAATAAGGAAATTGAGGAAACCCTTTCAAAACAACAGTTACTGAAGAACCCAACAGCAGATCTTAAACTACCCGAGTCAAATATTGGAAGTCAACTAATGAAGAAAATGGGATGGAGTGGTGGCGGTCTAGGAAAGGAAGGAAATTTAGGAAGAGAAACACCAGTAACTGTTGAACAACAATTTTCCAGAGAAGGACTTGGGATGGGAAGGCCAGTTGGCAAAGATCAAATTGATTACCGCAAAGCACAAGATATTATCAAGCAGTATGCTGCATCAGATAATATGGATGCATTGGTATTCTCAAGTGAACTAACACTCGAGGAACGGAAATTGATTCATCAAGCTGCAAGGAATTGTTCGCTGAAAAGTACATCCCGTGGTCAAGGTGATCAACGCCAACTTGTGGTAGAGAGAAAACAGAAAGCAACGGAGATTGTGGAACATTTGGCACAAAGTGGAGGAACATCAGCAAGATATCAACTCATACTACCAGAACAGAGTAGCATATAA
- the LOC144438657 gene encoding NF-kappa-B-repressing factor-like isoform X2 gives MVKVESLAAGIEIGESYPSQAPVLEKQNSRTTNKRKNDSEITSGPEIKLPRILHHDPNPQKSSQDSTLCDEHVLQQLPILIHRFLVVDAANPLGLLNNALSKFKLRPEYTFTDKSHMIPTEIGKNGKKKKPQINFQWEATMHISDVFVTSAMCSSKIEAKRLCGEAAIKLLGKEYLIIREVARNVDGQKVMRKEVIAPALTKKSASDDNQQKSSNPLSRFVIMVNDEDNAICTIQNSCQLCKMTVSYDFKDVFENVHGAQCNISKHVCKVSIEGQVVGVGVHSVKKDAKRLAAEKALNRLRKSCPTVKVNKEIEETLSKQQLLKNPTADLKLPESNIGSQLMKKMGWSGGGLGKEGNLGRETPVTVEQQFSREGLGMGRPVGKDQIDYRKAQDIIKQYAASDNMDALVFSSELTLEERKLIHQAARNCSLKSTSRGQGDQRQLVVERKQKATEIVEHLAQSGGTSARYQLILPEQSSI, from the coding sequence atgGTGAAGGTGGAAAGTTTGGCAGCTGGAATTGAGATTGGAGAATCATATCCAAGTCAAGCACCGGTGTTAGAAAAACAAAACTCAAGAACTACAAACAAGAGAAAGAATGACTCTGAAATCACCAGTGGACCAGAAATCAAGTTGCCAAGAATTCTACACCATGATCCTAATCCCCAAAAATCTAGCCAGGACAGTACTTTATGCGATGAACATGTACTACAGCAATTGCCCATTCTCATACATAGATTCCTTGTTGTTGATGCTGCCAATCCTCTAGGCCTTCTCAATAATGCATTGTCAAAGTTTAAACTTCGACCAGAATACACCTTCACTGATAAGAGTCATATGATACCCACGGAAATTGGCAAGAATGGCAAGAAGAAGAAACCTCAGATAAATTTCCAGTGGGAAGCAacaatgcacatttctgatgtaTTCGTTACCAGTGCAATGTGTTCCAGTAAAATTGAAGCTAAGAGACTGTGTGGTGAAGCGGCCATCAAACTCTTGGGAAAGGAGTATCTAATCATTAGAGAAGTTGCCAGAAATGTGGATGGACAGAAAGTGATGAGAAAAGAAGTGATAGCGCCAGCCTTAACTAAGAAATCGGCTAGTGACGACAACCAGCAGAAATCATCCAATCCCTTGTCTAGATTTGTTATCATGGTTAACGATGAAGATAACGCAATATGTACCATCCAGAACTCATGTCAACTATGTAAAATGACAGTGTCTTATGATTTCAAagatgtttttgaaaatgtacacGGGGCACAATGTAACATTAGTAAACATGTGTGCAAAGTGTCAATTGAAGGGCAAGTTGTGGGCGTTGGAGTGCATTCAGTGAAGAAAGATGCCAAACGACTGGCTGCAGAGAAGGCGTTAAACCGACTACGGAAGTCTTGCCCCACTGTGAAAGTTAATAAGGAAATTGAGGAAACCCTTTCAAAACAACAGTTACTGAAGAACCCAACAGCAGATCTTAAACTACCCGAGTCAAATATTGGAAGTCAACTAATGAAGAAAATGGGATGGAGTGGTGGCGGTCTAGGAAAGGAAGGAAATTTAGGAAGAGAAACACCAGTAACTGTTGAACAACAATTTTCCAGAGAAGGACTTGGGATGGGAAGGCCAGTTGGCAAAGATCAAATTGATTACCGCAAAGCACAAGATATTATCAAGCAGTATGCTGCATCAGATAATATGGATGCATTGGTATTCTCAAGTGAACTAACACTCGAGGAACGGAAATTGATTCATCAAGCTGCAAGGAATTGTTCGCTGAAAAGTACATCCCGTGGTCAAGGTGATCAACGCCAACTTGTGGTAGAGAGAAAACAGAAAGCAACGGAGATTGTGGAACATTTGGCACAAAGTGGAGGAACATCAGCAAGATATCAACTCATACTACCAGAACAGAGTAGCATATAA